The following proteins are co-located in the Pelecanus crispus isolate bPelCri1 chromosome 5, bPelCri1.pri, whole genome shotgun sequence genome:
- the CHPF gene encoding chondroitin sulfate synthase 2 isoform X1 yields the protein MRLSLLLSVLRPAGPVAIGVSLGFTLSLLSVTWVEEPCGPPPRPAARPRPDGGPAPPPGPGNGNAARRPNAVPAGLGADSWEPRVVPYRPPSPGRAAKKAVRTRYISTELGIRQRLFVGVLTSKSTLNTLGVAVNRTLAHRLERLVYFTGTRGRKVPHGMTVVTHSDERPIWNMYQTIRYLLDHYVNDFDWFFLVQDDTYTEAHRISRLVAHLSIDTHLYLGRPEEFIGGDTEGRYCYGGFGYLLSRSLLLLLQQHLESCRNDILSARPDEWLGRCIIDYTAINCAEEHEGLRYHYFELGKNADLERETDLRFQSAFTVHPVLDPLQMYRLHKYFAQVELERTYQEIQQLQLEIQNTSSLSADGDHGATWPVGIPPPFQPKTRFEVLRWDYFTEEQVYACVDGSPKCELRGADLADVADVVATAMEELNRKYQPVLHVRKQQLVNGYRRFDPTRGMEYTLDLQVEVVTQKGHSRSVTKRVHLVRPLSEVEIIPMPYVTEASRINVILPLTAHDRDYAASFLEAYAAAAFESSENAVLTFLFIYDPFEAQQVTQNDIFGPVKAQITEYERKYAEVKIPWISVKTEAPSQIKVMDIISKKHPVDTLFFVAGVGTEVTIDFLNRCRMNTINNWQVFFPIHFQGYNPAIAYHNQVPPTTLDLLRDAGHFDRDIFHEACFYNADYMAARTRMAGDVQENEDILETLDIYDMFIKYSNLHVFRAVEPALLQRYRHQACNPRLSEEIYHRCMQSSLEGVGSRSQLAMVLFEQEQGNST from the exons ATGCGGCTGTCGCTCTTGCTGTCGGTGCTGCGGCCCGCCGGGCCGGTGGCCATCGGCGTCTCGCTGGGCTTCACCCTCAGCCTGCTCAGCGTCACCTGGGTGGAGGAGCCCtgcgggccgccgccgcgccccgccgcccgcccgcgccccgacggcggccccgcgccgccccccggccccggcaaCGGCAACGCGGCCCGCAGGCCCAACGCCGTGCCCGCCGGGCTGGGCGCCGACAGCTGGGAGCCCCGCGTCGTGCCCTAccgcccgcccagccccggcagGGCCGCCAAGAAGGCCGTCAG gaCCCGGTACatcagcacagagctggggatcCGGCAGCGGCTCTTCGTGGGTGTGCTGACCTCCAAGAGCACACTGAACACGCTGGGGGTGGCTGTCAACCGTACGCTGGCCCACCGCCTGGAGCGCCTGGTGTACTTCACGGGCACGCGGGGCCGCAAGGTGCCCCACGGCATGACGGTGGTGACTCACAGCGATGAGCGGCCCATCTGGAACATGTACCAGACCATCAGGTACCTTCTGGACCACTACGTGAATGACTTCGACTGGTTCTTCCTGGTGCAGGACGATACCTACACGGAGGCGCACCGCATCAGCCGCCTGGTCGCTCACCTCAGCATCGACACCCACCTCTACCTGGGTCGCCCTGAGGAGTTCATCGGCGGGGACACCGAGGGACGATACTGCTACGGGGGTTTTGGCTACCTGCTGTCCCGCAGCctccttctgctcctgcagcagcatctaGAGAGCTGCCGCAACGACATTCTCAGCGCACGGCCCGATGAGTGGCTGGGCCGCTGCATCATTGACTACACGGCCATCAACTGTGCCGAGGAGCATGAG GGCCTGCGTTACCACTACTTCGAGCTGGGGAAGAATGCAGACCTCGAGCGGGAGACCGACCTCCGTTTCCAGAGCGCCTTCACTGTCCATCCCGTGCTGGATCCCCTCCAGATGTACCGGCTGCACAAGTACTTTGCACAGGTGGAGCTGGAGAGGACATACCAGGAgatccagcagctccag CTGGAGATCCAGAACACCAGCAGCCTGTCTGCTGACGGGGACCATGGTGCCACGTGGCCTGTTGGCATCCCGCCCCCCTTCCAGCCCAAAACCCGCTTTGAGGTGCTGCGCTGGGACTACTTCACGGAGGAGCAGGTCTACGCCTGCGTGGATGGCTCCCCCAAGTGCGAGCTGCGCGGCGCGGACCTGGCGGATGTGGCCGATGTGGTGGCCACGGCCATGGAGGAGCTGAACCGCAAGTACCAGCCGGTGCTCCACGTCCgcaagcagcagctggtgaaCGGGTACCGGCGCTTTGACCCCACGCGTGGCATGGAGTATACACTGGATCTCCAGGTGGAGGTGGTCACCCAGAAGGGGCACAGCCGCTCCGTCACCAAGCGCGTGCACCTGGTGCGGCCCCTCAGCGAGGTGGAGATCATCCCTATGCCCTACGTGACGGAGGCCAGCCGCATCAATGTTATCCTGCCGCTGACGGCCCATGACCGGGACTACGCTGCCAGCTTTTTGGAGGCTTACGCAGCGGCCGCCTTTGAGAGCAGCGAGAACGCAGTGCTCACCTTCCTCTTCATCTATGACCCCTTTGAGGCCCAGCAGGTCACCCAGAATGACATCTTTGGCCCTGTGAAGGCCCAGATCACCGAGTACGAGCGCAAGTATGCAGAGGTGAAGATCCCATGGATCAGCGTCAAGACGGAGGCACCCTCCCAAATCAAAGTCATGGACATCATCTCCAAGAAGCATCCTGTGGACACGCTTTTCTTTGTGGCCGGCGTGGGGACAGAAGTCACCATCGACTTCCTGAACCGCTGCCGGATGAACACCATCAATAACTGGCAGGTCTTCTTTCCCATCCACTTCCAGGGCTACAACCCTGCCATTGCTTACCACAACCAGGTGCCACCCACCACACTGGACCTGCTGCGGGACGCGGGGCACTTTGACCGTGACATCTTCCACGAAGCCTGCTTCTACAATGCCGACTACATGGCGGCACGCACCCGCATGGCAGGCGATGTGCAGGAGAACGAGGACATCCTGGAGACCCTGGACATCTACGACATGTTCATCAAGTACTCCAACCTCCACGTCTTCCGGGCCGTggagcctgccctgctgcagcgcTACCGGCACCAGGCCTGCAACCCCCGGCTCAGCGAGGAGATCTACCACCGCTGCatgcagagcagcctggaggGCGTAGGCTCTCGCTCCCAGCTGGCCATGGTGCTTTtcgagcaggagcagggaaacaGCACCTGA
- the CHPF gene encoding chondroitin sulfate synthase 2 isoform X2, translating to MRLSLLLSVLRPAGPVAIGVSLGFTLSLLSVTWVEEPCGPPPRPAARPRPDGGPAPWEPRVVPYRPPSPGRAAKKAVRTRYISTELGIRQRLFVGVLTSKSTLNTLGVAVNRTLAHRLERLVYFTGTRGRKVPHGMTVVTHSDERPIWNMYQTIRYLLDHYVNDFDWFFLVQDDTYTEAHRISRLVAHLSIDTHLYLGRPEEFIGGDTEGRYCYGGFGYLLSRSLLLLLQQHLESCRNDILSARPDEWLGRCIIDYTAINCAEEHEGLRYHYFELGKNADLERETDLRFQSAFTVHPVLDPLQMYRLHKYFAQVELERTYQEIQQLQLEIQNTSSLSADGDHGATWPVGIPPPFQPKTRFEVLRWDYFTEEQVYACVDGSPKCELRGADLADVADVVATAMEELNRKYQPVLHVRKQQLVNGYRRFDPTRGMEYTLDLQVEVVTQKGHSRSVTKRVHLVRPLSEVEIIPMPYVTEASRINVILPLTAHDRDYAASFLEAYAAAAFESSENAVLTFLFIYDPFEAQQVTQNDIFGPVKAQITEYERKYAEVKIPWISVKTEAPSQIKVMDIISKKHPVDTLFFVAGVGTEVTIDFLNRCRMNTINNWQVFFPIHFQGYNPAIAYHNQVPPTTLDLLRDAGHFDRDIFHEACFYNADYMAARTRMAGDVQENEDILETLDIYDMFIKYSNLHVFRAVEPALLQRYRHQACNPRLSEEIYHRCMQSSLEGVGSRSQLAMVLFEQEQGNST from the exons ATGCGGCTGTCGCTCTTGCTGTCGGTGCTGCGGCCCGCCGGGCCGGTGGCCATCGGCGTCTCGCTGGGCTTCACCCTCAGCCTGCTCAGCGTCACCTGGGTGGAGGAGCCCtgcgggccgccgccgcgccccgccgcccgcccgcgccccgacggcggccccgcgcc CTGGGAGCCCCGCGTCGTGCCCTAccgcccgcccagccccggcagGGCCGCCAAGAAGGCCGTCAG gaCCCGGTACatcagcacagagctggggatcCGGCAGCGGCTCTTCGTGGGTGTGCTGACCTCCAAGAGCACACTGAACACGCTGGGGGTGGCTGTCAACCGTACGCTGGCCCACCGCCTGGAGCGCCTGGTGTACTTCACGGGCACGCGGGGCCGCAAGGTGCCCCACGGCATGACGGTGGTGACTCACAGCGATGAGCGGCCCATCTGGAACATGTACCAGACCATCAGGTACCTTCTGGACCACTACGTGAATGACTTCGACTGGTTCTTCCTGGTGCAGGACGATACCTACACGGAGGCGCACCGCATCAGCCGCCTGGTCGCTCACCTCAGCATCGACACCCACCTCTACCTGGGTCGCCCTGAGGAGTTCATCGGCGGGGACACCGAGGGACGATACTGCTACGGGGGTTTTGGCTACCTGCTGTCCCGCAGCctccttctgctcctgcagcagcatctaGAGAGCTGCCGCAACGACATTCTCAGCGCACGGCCCGATGAGTGGCTGGGCCGCTGCATCATTGACTACACGGCCATCAACTGTGCCGAGGAGCATGAG GGCCTGCGTTACCACTACTTCGAGCTGGGGAAGAATGCAGACCTCGAGCGGGAGACCGACCTCCGTTTCCAGAGCGCCTTCACTGTCCATCCCGTGCTGGATCCCCTCCAGATGTACCGGCTGCACAAGTACTTTGCACAGGTGGAGCTGGAGAGGACATACCAGGAgatccagcagctccag CTGGAGATCCAGAACACCAGCAGCCTGTCTGCTGACGGGGACCATGGTGCCACGTGGCCTGTTGGCATCCCGCCCCCCTTCCAGCCCAAAACCCGCTTTGAGGTGCTGCGCTGGGACTACTTCACGGAGGAGCAGGTCTACGCCTGCGTGGATGGCTCCCCCAAGTGCGAGCTGCGCGGCGCGGACCTGGCGGATGTGGCCGATGTGGTGGCCACGGCCATGGAGGAGCTGAACCGCAAGTACCAGCCGGTGCTCCACGTCCgcaagcagcagctggtgaaCGGGTACCGGCGCTTTGACCCCACGCGTGGCATGGAGTATACACTGGATCTCCAGGTGGAGGTGGTCACCCAGAAGGGGCACAGCCGCTCCGTCACCAAGCGCGTGCACCTGGTGCGGCCCCTCAGCGAGGTGGAGATCATCCCTATGCCCTACGTGACGGAGGCCAGCCGCATCAATGTTATCCTGCCGCTGACGGCCCATGACCGGGACTACGCTGCCAGCTTTTTGGAGGCTTACGCAGCGGCCGCCTTTGAGAGCAGCGAGAACGCAGTGCTCACCTTCCTCTTCATCTATGACCCCTTTGAGGCCCAGCAGGTCACCCAGAATGACATCTTTGGCCCTGTGAAGGCCCAGATCACCGAGTACGAGCGCAAGTATGCAGAGGTGAAGATCCCATGGATCAGCGTCAAGACGGAGGCACCCTCCCAAATCAAAGTCATGGACATCATCTCCAAGAAGCATCCTGTGGACACGCTTTTCTTTGTGGCCGGCGTGGGGACAGAAGTCACCATCGACTTCCTGAACCGCTGCCGGATGAACACCATCAATAACTGGCAGGTCTTCTTTCCCATCCACTTCCAGGGCTACAACCCTGCCATTGCTTACCACAACCAGGTGCCACCCACCACACTGGACCTGCTGCGGGACGCGGGGCACTTTGACCGTGACATCTTCCACGAAGCCTGCTTCTACAATGCCGACTACATGGCGGCACGCACCCGCATGGCAGGCGATGTGCAGGAGAACGAGGACATCCTGGAGACCCTGGACATCTACGACATGTTCATCAAGTACTCCAACCTCCACGTCTTCCGGGCCGTggagcctgccctgctgcagcgcTACCGGCACCAGGCCTGCAACCCCCGGCTCAGCGAGGAGATCTACCACCGCTGCatgcagagcagcctggaggGCGTAGGCTCTCGCTCCCAGCTGGCCATGGTGCTTTtcgagcaggagcagggaaacaGCACCTGA
- the TMEM198 gene encoding transmembrane protein 198, which translates to MPLPGVPRAMTATVQTLRFKLLPHEPGQEWGHSCQQEIERRYQVVPSVVCAMCCLFGIIYCFFGYRCFKAVMFLTGLMFGSIIIFMLCYKERVLDTQLSVEASVGIGLGIGVLCGLVTMLVRSVGLFMVGLLLGLLLAVATLVVMEQFYHPPTVWIPIALLLGVGMLFAVLTLQWQRFFTTLSTAVFGSAIMTVTVDYFIELFLLVQYIYERIKVAPPRPVCWYSWVILGVWPLLTTLGVLVQWKVTAEGYSHTEVIISRQQRRVQLMRIKQREDRKEKKKKRRPHHPPPHQHKAHPPEPAYRRKPNPVRRFDGDVLSPSYIQSFRERQTGPSLNSLIASSHAVVDLDYDCSSTVPLTTGSGPAVRV; encoded by the exons ATGCCTCTCCCGGGAGTCCCCAGAGCCATGACTGCAACTGTGCAGACGCTGCGGTTCAAGCTGCTGCCGCACGAACCGGGCCAGGAGTGGGGGCACAGCTGCCAGCAGGAAATTGAGCGTCGCTACCAGGTGGTGCCCTCGGTGGTGTGTGCCATGTGCTGCCTCTTCGGCATCATCTACTGCTTTTTTG GCTACCGCTGCTTCAAGGCCGTCATGTTCCTGACGGGGCTGATGTTCGGCtccatcatcatcttcatgCTGTGCTACAAGGAGCGGGTGCTGGACACGCAGCTGAGCGTGGAGGCGTCGGTTGGCATCGGGCTGGGCATCGGGGTCCTGTGCGGGCTGGTCACCATGCTGGTGCGCAGCGTCGGCCTCTTCATGGtggggctgctcctggggctgctgctggcggtGGCCACGCTGGTGGTGATGGAGCAGTTCTACCACCCGCCGACGGTGTGGATCCCCATCGCGCTGCTCCTGGGCGTGGGGATGCTCTTCGCTGTCCTCACCCTGCAGTGGCAGCGCTTCTTCACCACCCTATCCACTGCCGTCTTCGGCAGCGCCATCATGACCGTCACCGTCGACTACTTCATTGAGCTCTTCCTCTTGGTGCAGTACATTTATGAGCGCATCAAGGTGGCCCCCCCTCGCCCCGTGTGCTGGTACAGCTGGGTCATCCTGGGCGTCTGGCCACTCCTCACCACGCTGGGTGTCCTGGTCCAGTGGAAGGTCACGGCCGAGGGCTACTCCCACACCGAAG TGATCATCAGCCGGCAGCAGCGCCGCGTGCAGCTGATGCGCATCAAGCAGCGGGAGGACcgaaaggagaagaagaagaagcgGAGaccccaccacccaccaccGCACCAGCACAAAGCCCACCCACCCGAGCCTGCCTACCGCCGCAAGCCCAACCCCGTGCGCCGCTTCGATGGGGACGTGCTCTCCCCC AGCTACATCCAGAGTTTCCGAGAGCGGCAGACGGGGCCATCCCTCAACAGCCTCATCGCCAGCTCGCACGCTGTGGTGGACCTGGACTATGACTGCAGCTCCACCGTGCCCCTCACCACGGGCTCCGGCCCCGCCGTGCGGGTATAA
- the CHPF gene encoding chondroitin sulfate synthase 2 isoform X3 — translation MRLSLLLSVLRPAGPVAIGVSLGFTLSLLSVTWVEEPCGPPPRPAARPRPDGGPAPWEPRVVPYRPPSPGRAAKKAVRTRYISTELGIRQRLFVGVLTSKSTLNTLGVAVNRTLAHRLERLVYFTGTRGRKVPHGMTVVTHSDERPIWNMYQTIRYLLDHYVNDFDWFFLVQDDTYTEAHRISRLVAHLSIDTHLYLGRPEEFIGGDTEGRYCYGGFGYLLSRSLLLLLQQHLESCRNDILSARPDEWLGRCIIDYTAINCAEEHELEIQNTSSLSADGDHGATWPVGIPPPFQPKTRFEVLRWDYFTEEQVYACVDGSPKCELRGADLADVADVVATAMEELNRKYQPVLHVRKQQLVNGYRRFDPTRGMEYTLDLQVEVVTQKGHSRSVTKRVHLVRPLSEVEIIPMPYVTEASRINVILPLTAHDRDYAASFLEAYAAAAFESSENAVLTFLFIYDPFEAQQVTQNDIFGPVKAQITEYERKYAEVKIPWISVKTEAPSQIKVMDIISKKHPVDTLFFVAGVGTEVTIDFLNRCRMNTINNWQVFFPIHFQGYNPAIAYHNQVPPTTLDLLRDAGHFDRDIFHEACFYNADYMAARTRMAGDVQENEDILETLDIYDMFIKYSNLHVFRAVEPALLQRYRHQACNPRLSEEIYHRCMQSSLEGVGSRSQLAMVLFEQEQGNST, via the exons ATGCGGCTGTCGCTCTTGCTGTCGGTGCTGCGGCCCGCCGGGCCGGTGGCCATCGGCGTCTCGCTGGGCTTCACCCTCAGCCTGCTCAGCGTCACCTGGGTGGAGGAGCCCtgcgggccgccgccgcgccccgccgcccgcccgcgccccgacggcggccccgcgcc CTGGGAGCCCCGCGTCGTGCCCTAccgcccgcccagccccggcagGGCCGCCAAGAAGGCCGTCAG gaCCCGGTACatcagcacagagctggggatcCGGCAGCGGCTCTTCGTGGGTGTGCTGACCTCCAAGAGCACACTGAACACGCTGGGGGTGGCTGTCAACCGTACGCTGGCCCACCGCCTGGAGCGCCTGGTGTACTTCACGGGCACGCGGGGCCGCAAGGTGCCCCACGGCATGACGGTGGTGACTCACAGCGATGAGCGGCCCATCTGGAACATGTACCAGACCATCAGGTACCTTCTGGACCACTACGTGAATGACTTCGACTGGTTCTTCCTGGTGCAGGACGATACCTACACGGAGGCGCACCGCATCAGCCGCCTGGTCGCTCACCTCAGCATCGACACCCACCTCTACCTGGGTCGCCCTGAGGAGTTCATCGGCGGGGACACCGAGGGACGATACTGCTACGGGGGTTTTGGCTACCTGCTGTCCCGCAGCctccttctgctcctgcagcagcatctaGAGAGCTGCCGCAACGACATTCTCAGCGCACGGCCCGATGAGTGGCTGGGCCGCTGCATCATTGACTACACGGCCATCAACTGTGCCGAGGAGCATGAG CTGGAGATCCAGAACACCAGCAGCCTGTCTGCTGACGGGGACCATGGTGCCACGTGGCCTGTTGGCATCCCGCCCCCCTTCCAGCCCAAAACCCGCTTTGAGGTGCTGCGCTGGGACTACTTCACGGAGGAGCAGGTCTACGCCTGCGTGGATGGCTCCCCCAAGTGCGAGCTGCGCGGCGCGGACCTGGCGGATGTGGCCGATGTGGTGGCCACGGCCATGGAGGAGCTGAACCGCAAGTACCAGCCGGTGCTCCACGTCCgcaagcagcagctggtgaaCGGGTACCGGCGCTTTGACCCCACGCGTGGCATGGAGTATACACTGGATCTCCAGGTGGAGGTGGTCACCCAGAAGGGGCACAGCCGCTCCGTCACCAAGCGCGTGCACCTGGTGCGGCCCCTCAGCGAGGTGGAGATCATCCCTATGCCCTACGTGACGGAGGCCAGCCGCATCAATGTTATCCTGCCGCTGACGGCCCATGACCGGGACTACGCTGCCAGCTTTTTGGAGGCTTACGCAGCGGCCGCCTTTGAGAGCAGCGAGAACGCAGTGCTCACCTTCCTCTTCATCTATGACCCCTTTGAGGCCCAGCAGGTCACCCAGAATGACATCTTTGGCCCTGTGAAGGCCCAGATCACCGAGTACGAGCGCAAGTATGCAGAGGTGAAGATCCCATGGATCAGCGTCAAGACGGAGGCACCCTCCCAAATCAAAGTCATGGACATCATCTCCAAGAAGCATCCTGTGGACACGCTTTTCTTTGTGGCCGGCGTGGGGACAGAAGTCACCATCGACTTCCTGAACCGCTGCCGGATGAACACCATCAATAACTGGCAGGTCTTCTTTCCCATCCACTTCCAGGGCTACAACCCTGCCATTGCTTACCACAACCAGGTGCCACCCACCACACTGGACCTGCTGCGGGACGCGGGGCACTTTGACCGTGACATCTTCCACGAAGCCTGCTTCTACAATGCCGACTACATGGCGGCACGCACCCGCATGGCAGGCGATGTGCAGGAGAACGAGGACATCCTGGAGACCCTGGACATCTACGACATGTTCATCAAGTACTCCAACCTCCACGTCTTCCGGGCCGTggagcctgccctgctgcagcgcTACCGGCACCAGGCCTGCAACCCCCGGCTCAGCGAGGAGATCTACCACCGCTGCatgcagagcagcctggaggGCGTAGGCTCTCGCTCCCAGCTGGCCATGGTGCTTTtcgagcaggagcagggaaacaGCACCTGA